One segment of Triticum aestivum cultivar Chinese Spring chromosome 2A, IWGSC CS RefSeq v2.1, whole genome shotgun sequence DNA contains the following:
- the LOC123191164 gene encoding protein TRACHEARY ELEMENT DIFFERENTIATION-RELATED 7A, with the protein MKKKQNPPRLILSSTPRSPVLHTRIPPPRHQTTSLPAPPHHLPPPRRLAAIFARAVAPPPSPAPPRRHPDDLLPPTPRRPLPAMRLTSFFQPAPPEPRPRRASPEPYPATYHHAPPPPLQHFPVAPPPTSPGWPPPPAPLTRTTPPPPHPWWSYHHRDLSRCRIRSASSVVVPVGSGGVRLQRRRPRGIRWDPPPPPPHSLPPCGAGQHRRAARPRPHCTNERISLNLRRWIQAPPVRSRPKYPRRKGEVM; encoded by the exons atgaaaaaaaaacagaaccCACCCCGCCTTATCCTCTCctccacccctcgctcccccgtgCTCCACACCCGCATCCCACCGCCTCGCCACCAGACCACCTCcctgcccgcgccgccgcaccacctTCCTCCCCCGCGCCGCCTAGCCGCCATCTTCGCCCGCGCCGTCGCCCCACCTCcttcccccgcgccgccgcggcgccATCCCGACGACCTCCTACCTCCCACCCCGCGTCGGCCCCTCCCTGCGATGCGGCTGACCTCCTTCTTCCAACCCgcaccgccggagccccgccctcGCCGCGCGTCGCCGGAGCCCTaccctgccacctaccaccacgCTCCGCCTCCTCCCCTGCAGCACTTTCCCGTGGcaccgccccctacttctcctGGATGGCCACCGCCCCCTGCTCCGTTGACCAGAACAacccctcctcctccccatccatgGTGGTCGTACCACCACCGCGACCTCTCCCGGTGCCGGATCCGATCCGCCTCCAGCGTCGTCGTCCCCGTGGGATCCGGTGGGGTCCGCCTCCAGCGTCGTCGTCCTCGTGGGATCCGGTGGGATccgcccccgccccctccccattcACTACCTCCCTGCGGTGCCGGGCAACACCGCCGCGCTGCCAGGCCCCGCCCCCATTGCACCAATGAGCGCATCAGCCTCAACCTCCGACGATGGATCCAGGCTCCCCCGGTCAGGTCGCGCCCCAAGTACCCGCGCAG GAAAGGTGAAGTGATGTAG
- the LOC123191163 gene encoding cationic peroxidase SPC4 — protein sequence MASRAAAAVVLALALVCAAHSAAAAGNLSPDFYKKACPQLDQIVAFHVAETFRRDVGVAPGLIRILFHDCFTQGCDASVLLNATDGEQKVGPNLTLRRVALDLIERIRSAVHTACKDNKVSCADITVLATREAVFKAGGPRFDVELGRRDALAPAPAQINKLPGPSFPVPLLIQSFKGRGLDVADLVALSGAHTFGVAHCSLFQDRFKPGFGNPPIDPKFATMLKDKCANDFDRKKTQSLDVRTPDAFDNQFYMDLVAKQGLFRSDQGLIEDPATKALAAQFSLDQRAFFEQFAKSMTKMTNMDVLTGKQGEIRNDCAVPNKRVTAHGDEEGHAADM from the exons ATGGCGTCCAGAGCAGCAGCCGCCGTTGTTTTAGCCCTGGCCTTGGTCTGCGCCGCACATTCGGCAGCAGCCGCCGGGAATCTGTCCCCTGACTTCTACAAGAAGGCGTGCCCGCAGCTGGACCAAATCGTGGCATTCCATGTGGCGGAGACCTTCCGGCGCGACGTCGGCGTGGCGCCCGGCCTCATCCGCATCCTCTTCCATGACTGCTTCACCCAG GGCTGCGACGCATCGGTGCTCCTTAACGCAACCGACGGTGAGCAGAAGGTGGGGCCCAACCTAACACTTCGGCGGGTGGCGCTGGACCTCATCGAGCGCATCCGCAGCGCGGTGCACACCGCCTGCAAGGACAACAAGGTGTCCTGCGCCGACATCACCGTGCTCGCCACCCGCGAAGCGGTCTTCAAGGCCGGCGGGCCGCGATTCGACGTGGAGCTCGGCCGCCGCGACGCGCTCGCCCCGGCGCCTGCCCAGATCAACAAGCTGCCGGGGCCCTCCTTTCCTGTGCCCCTGCTCATCCAGTCCTTCAAGGGCCGTGGCCTCGACGTGGCGGACCTGGTGGCCCTCTCCGGCGCGCACACCTTCGGCGTCGCGCACTGCTCGCTCTTCCAGGACCGCTTCAAGCCGGGCTTCGGGAACCCGCCCATCGACCCCAAGTTCGCCACGATGCTCAAGGACAAGTGTGCCAATGACTTCGACCGCAAAAAGACGCAGAGCCTCGACGTGCGCACGCCCGACGCCTTCGACAACCAGTTTTACATGGACCTGGTCGCCAAGCAGGGGCTGTTCAGGTCGGACCAGGGACTCATCGAGGACCCGGCCACCAAGGCCTTGGCCGCCCAGTTCTCCCTCGACCAGCGCGCCTTCTTCGAGCAGTTCGCCAAGTCCATGACCAAGATGACCAACATGGATGTGCTCACAGGCAAGCAGGGCGAGATCCGGAACGACTGCGCCGTCCCCAACAAGCGCGTCACCGCCCACGGCGACGAGGAGGGCCATGCCGCCGACATGTGA